One Vitis vinifera cultivar Pinot Noir 40024 chromosome 8, ASM3070453v1 genomic window carries:
- the LOC100252904 gene encoding NDR1/HIN1-like protein 1, which produces MTSKDCGNHRHKHHKLRRCFAGLLIFFFIVLLVVLLVWAILQPKDPRFVLQDATIYALNVSTPNILTVNIQVTITTRNPNDKIGIYYEKLDTYATYRGQQITLAYLIPPTYQGHKEIITWSPFLSGTAVPVAPYNAIALNQDQSYGALTLIIKIDGRVKWKVGSFTSGRYHLNVKCVAPITFGARSSGVVIGNAVKYQMASTCSVSV; this is translated from the coding sequence ATGACTTCAAAAGACTGCGGCAACCATAGGCACAAGCATCATAAGCTGAGGCGATGCTTCGCCGGATTgcttatcttcttcttcatcgtCCTCCTCGTCGTACTCCTGGTGTGGGCAATCCTCCAGCCCAAGGACCCACGCTTCGTCCTCCAAGACGCCACCATCTACGCCCTCAACGTCTCCACCCCGAATATCCTCACCGTCAACATCCAAGTCACCATCACCACCCGCAACCCCAACGACAAGATCGGCATCTACTATGAGAAACTCGACACCTACGCCACCTACCGCGGCCAGCAGATTACCCTCGCGTACCTCATCCCCCCCACCTACCAGGGCCACAAGGAGATCATCACCTGGTCACCTTTTCTCTCCGGCACGGCCGTACCCGTGGCTCCCTACAACGCCATTGCACTGAATCAGGACCAGTCGTATGGCGCCCTCACCTTGATCATCAAGATTGATGGACGGGTGAAATGGAAAGTTGGTTCCTTCACATCAGGCCGTTATCATCTTAACGTCAAGTGTGTGGCGCCTATTACTTTCGGTGCCAGGAGCAGCGGTGTTGTTATCGGTAACGCCGTTAAGTACCAGATGGCTTCCACTTGCAGCGTCAGCGTTTGA